One genomic segment of Gimesia sp. includes these proteins:
- a CDS encoding UbiA-like polyprenyltransferase, whose translation MLARLRLLLELIRFSHTIFALPFALLSAVLAWRGQTVRWQELVGILLCMLFARSAAMAFNRLVDRDIDAENPRTAGRHIPAGLISVRAVTIFTLLTSLAFIASTLLFLPNRWPLYLSVPVLLFLLGYSYAKRFTIWCHYWLSTALMLSPLAAWIAIRGSLSLEPILLGAVVFFWVGGFDIIYACQDVHFDQDKRLSSIPSRWGIKKALRFAMFSHLMTIVCLFSLWYVAALGIPFLIAVLAVAGLLIYEHLLVNPDDLGRVNLAFFHVNAVISIGLFFVGLIDVWLA comes from the coding sequence ATGCTGGCCCGACTGCGCCTGTTACTCGAACTGATTCGCTTCAGCCATACTATCTTTGCCCTCCCGTTCGCGCTGCTCTCCGCCGTACTGGCCTGGCGCGGTCAGACCGTTCGCTGGCAGGAACTGGTGGGGATTCTGCTCTGCATGCTGTTTGCCCGTTCGGCAGCCATGGCCTTCAATCGACTGGTCGACCGCGACATCGACGCGGAAAATCCACGGACCGCAGGGCGACACATCCCGGCAGGACTCATCAGTGTCCGCGCGGTAACCATTTTTACCCTGCTGACTTCACTGGCCTTTATCGCCTCGACACTCCTGTTTTTACCCAATCGCTGGCCGCTCTACCTCTCGGTGCCGGTGCTCTTGTTTCTGCTCGGCTATTCCTACGCCAAACGCTTCACTATCTGGTGCCATTACTGGCTCTCGACAGCCCTCATGCTCTCACCCCTGGCCGCCTGGATCGCCATCCGCGGGTCGCTCTCGCTGGAACCCATTCTGCTGGGAGCGGTGGTCTTCTTCTGGGTCGGCGGTTTCGACATTATCTATGCGTGTCAGGATGTCCATTTTGATCAGGACAAGCGGCTTTCCAGTATCCCCTCCCGCTGGGGCATCAAAAAAGCCCTGCGTTTCGCGATGTTCAGCCACCTCATGACCATCGTCTGCCTGTTCAGCCTCTGGTACGTCGCTGCCCTGGGCATCCCCTTTTTGATCGCCGTCCTCGCGGTCGCGGGACTACTGATCTATGAACACCTGCTGGTCAATCCGGATGACCTGGGACGCGTCAATCTGGCCTTTTTCCACGTGAACGCCGTAATCAGTATTGGTTTGTTCTTTGTGGGATTGATCGATGTCTGGCTCGCATAA
- a CDS encoding DUF1570 domain-containing protein, which produces MKTELPVSPDQTPHRKSWPAFKALALNVCLTLCLFSAQGCRTAAKNQAVHLPARHSVSAEQLIVLSDFKLGQEHPLFQDLIQLREDVAATLNIPLNSEQVTVYLFSNQEEYRNYLDLTYPGLPPRRAYFVGTPKELAVYTFWGDRIQEDLRHEFTHGLLHASLKTVPLWLDEGLAEYFEVAGNTPGQINRDHASRLTAALNNGWKPDMKRLEQLEKVSQMQRVDYQEAWAWTHFMLNSTPEARDALLAYLSELKTNESPEVLSARLPRDIPGVEDRFVNYVASLNTFPSR; this is translated from the coding sequence GTGAAAACCGAATTACCCGTCAGCCCGGATCAGACTCCCCACCGGAAGTCATGGCCCGCATTCAAAGCACTCGCTCTGAATGTCTGTCTGACACTTTGTCTGTTCTCAGCCCAGGGCTGCCGGACCGCCGCGAAAAATCAGGCCGTCCATCTGCCCGCACGACACAGCGTCAGTGCCGAACAGTTGATCGTGCTCAGCGATTTCAAACTGGGACAGGAACATCCCCTGTTTCAGGATCTGATCCAGCTGCGGGAAGATGTCGCCGCTACCCTGAATATTCCCCTGAACAGCGAGCAGGTCACCGTCTATCTCTTTTCCAACCAGGAAGAGTACCGCAATTATCTCGATCTGACCTACCCGGGACTGCCTCCACGTCGCGCTTACTTTGTGGGCACTCCCAAAGAGCTGGCCGTCTACACCTTCTGGGGTGACCGCATCCAGGAAGATCTCCGCCACGAATTTACACACGGACTCCTGCACGCCAGCCTGAAGACCGTTCCGCTCTGGCTCGACGAAGGTCTCGCGGAATACTTCGAAGTCGCCGGCAATACACCCGGACAGATCAATCGCGATCACGCGTCCCGACTCACCGCCGCCCTCAACAACGGCTGGAAGCCGGATATGAAACGCCTGGAACAGCTCGAGAAGGTCTCGCAGATGCAACGCGTCGATTACCAGGAAGCCTGGGCATGGACGCATTTCATGTTGAACAGCACGCCCGAAGCCCGGGATGCACTGCTCGCATATCTCTCAGAGCTGAAGACCAACGAATCCCCCGAGGTCCTCAGTGCCCGGCTGCCCCGCGATATTCCCGGCGTCGAAGATCGCTTTGTGAATTACGTCGCTTCGCTGAACACTTTTCCCAGCCGGTAA
- the fmt gene encoding methionyl-tRNA formyltransferase translates to MPLKVVMMGTGTFAIPAFQALIDSEHEVLALYTQPDRTGRGHHRHKNPMKELALEHEIPVFQPPKINTAEALEELDQLQADVYLVAAYGQILSQKLLDMPRCGAFNLHASLLPKYRGAAPILYAIQNGETRSGVSVFRIERALDSGPIAGMVETEIGPKETTGQLQDRLADLAAPLAMQLLSDIEAGTLVETPQNHEEATFAPTLDKQVGAIDWSQTAEQISWHVRAMQPWPSPFSFLQHPGQDPLRLQILDVDPLTPEDLEALEPEVDPQAAAPGTVVFADTRRVVVSTGSGLLQLNQIQPQGKRAMQVKEYLCGRKIHPGDIFGTPAT, encoded by the coding sequence GTGCCTTTAAAAGTAGTCATGATGGGGACCGGCACCTTCGCGATTCCCGCGTTTCAGGCGCTCATTGATTCCGAGCATGAGGTTCTGGCCCTGTATACACAGCCCGATCGGACCGGTCGCGGACATCACCGCCACAAAAACCCGATGAAAGAGCTCGCCCTGGAACACGAGATCCCCGTCTTCCAGCCGCCAAAAATCAATACCGCGGAAGCACTCGAAGAACTCGATCAGCTACAGGCGGACGTGTACCTCGTCGCCGCATACGGACAGATCCTCTCCCAGAAACTGCTCGATATGCCCCGCTGCGGTGCCTTTAATCTGCACGCGTCCCTGCTGCCAAAGTATCGCGGCGCCGCCCCGATTCTCTACGCGATCCAGAATGGCGAGACCCGCAGCGGCGTCTCGGTCTTCCGGATCGAACGCGCCCTCGACTCCGGCCCGATCGCCGGCATGGTCGAAACCGAAATCGGTCCCAAGGAAACAACGGGACAGCTGCAGGATCGTCTCGCCGACCTCGCCGCACCGCTGGCCATGCAGTTACTGTCCGACATCGAAGCCGGCACACTCGTCGAAACGCCACAAAACCACGAGGAAGCCACCTTCGCGCCTACGCTGGACAAACAGGTCGGCGCGATTGACTGGAGCCAGACCGCCGAACAGATTTCCTGGCACGTCCGGGCCATGCAACCCTGGCCCAGCCCGTTCTCCTTCCTCCAGCATCCGGGACAGGATCCCCTGCGTCTGCAGATCCTGGATGTCGACCCGCTCACTCCAGAAGATCTGGAAGCCCTCGAACCAGAAGTCGATCCACAGGCGGCCGCACCCGGAACAGTCGTCTTCGCCGACACCAGACGCGTTGTCGTCAGTACAGGGTCGGGGCTGCTGCAGCTCAACCAGATTCAGCCGCAAGGTAAGCGAGCCATGCAGGTTAAAGAATATCTCTGCGGTCGAAAAATCCATCCGGGGGACATTTTCGGTACTCCCGCCACTTAA
- a CDS encoding VOC family protein: MSNVAPTECVQVQAFDHITLVVKDLEASRKFYVDFLGMDQVPRPAFSFEGHWYQIGGQQIHLILEHDQSGAAGQADVEPNTRTHHFAFQVQNANQAYAQALQQGIPIVSPPKPRPDGATQTFVNDPDGHIIELCSLGS; this comes from the coding sequence ATGTCTAATGTTGCCCCCACAGAATGTGTGCAGGTTCAAGCCTTCGATCACATCACTCTTGTGGTCAAAGATCTGGAAGCCTCACGTAAGTTTTACGTCGATTTTCTGGGCATGGATCAGGTGCCTCGGCCTGCGTTTTCCTTCGAAGGCCACTGGTACCAGATCGGCGGACAGCAGATTCACCTCATCCTCGAACACGATCAGTCCGGCGCAGCTGGGCAGGCCGATGTCGAACCGAACACCCGCACACACCATTTCGCCTTTCAGGTACAGAATGCGAATCAGGCCTATGCACAGGCACTGCAGCAGGGAATTCCCATCGTTTCGCCTCCCAAACCCCGGCCCGATGGAGCTACTCAGACCTTCGTCAACGATCCGGACGGACACATCATCGAGCTCTGCTCGCTCGGGTCCTGA
- a CDS encoding sugar nucleotide-binding protein codes for METVLVIGLDTVAGANIATCLSSRYRVVGLTSATPVSLQGCETHTYQEDDVETTQHWMSVVRPDWVVYCGVAANSSWSVDPAKFSTKDPVLAARNWVSAAELHSARFTHISSDAVFTGPWMFHEEDCQGMCESPEAELVRAIEREVSLCNDTLIIRTNVFGWTPAAYGAGQVEQLVQSLQDGSYSEMDCYRHGTPLLATDLAAIIEHAYQERLTGTFHVAGGERISPLEFVQRLAKQFELTVPLLPRATVMNERATGFANGETSLHTRKIRRALSISMPMLDDGLQRLFDQQTNGYLNRLNNEPVRYYEQEIAA; via the coding sequence GTGGAAACAGTTCTGGTTATTGGACTTGATACGGTTGCCGGAGCAAATATAGCAACCTGCTTATCCAGTCGATATCGGGTTGTCGGATTAACTTCAGCTACACCAGTTTCCCTGCAGGGATGCGAAACACATACTTACCAGGAAGATGATGTCGAAACGACACAGCACTGGATGTCCGTGGTTCGTCCCGACTGGGTTGTCTATTGTGGAGTCGCAGCGAATTCTTCCTGGTCGGTTGACCCTGCGAAGTTTTCCACCAAAGATCCCGTACTGGCAGCACGGAACTGGGTCAGTGCAGCGGAACTGCATTCCGCCCGATTCACACATATCTCGTCAGACGCCGTCTTCACCGGCCCCTGGATGTTCCACGAAGAGGACTGCCAGGGCATGTGCGAAAGCCCCGAAGCCGAACTGGTCCGGGCCATCGAACGTGAAGTCAGTCTCTGCAACGATACATTAATCATCCGCACCAACGTATTCGGCTGGACTCCCGCCGCTTACGGTGCAGGACAGGTTGAGCAGCTGGTGCAGTCTCTGCAGGACGGAAGTTATTCCGAAATGGACTGCTATCGGCACGGCACTCCGCTGCTGGCCACCGACCTGGCCGCGATTATCGAACACGCTTACCAGGAACGTCTGACTGGCACCTTCCATGTGGCTGGTGGCGAACGCATCAGTCCGCTGGAATTCGTACAGCGTCTGGCCAAGCAATTCGAACTGACTGTTCCCCTGCTGCCCCGGGCTACCGTGATGAACGAACGGGCCACCGGTTTTGCCAACGGAGAAACTTCTCTGCACACCCGCAAAATCCGTCGGGCTCTGAGCATCTCGATGCCGATGCTGGATGACGGTCTGCAGCGTCTGTTCGACCAGCAGACTAACGGCTACCTGAATCGTCTGAACAACGAGCCGGTGCGTTACTACGAGCAGGAAATTGCCGCGTAA
- a CDS encoding DUF1501 domain-containing protein has product MNQIQHPAHPIARRWFLQQCGVGVGAIATAQLLQESGDLLANSTSAPQDPLAPREPHHSPKAKNIIFLFMGGGPSHLELFDDKPVLSKFDGKLPPEELLKGYRAAFINPNSKFLGPKFKFKKYGECGAELSEILPHLADVVDDIAIVKSMKTDAFNHAPAQIQALTGSQLFGKPSLGAWTLYGLGSESKNLPGFVVFSSGNKGPSGGSSCWGSGFLPTTHQGVMFRGGQEPVLYLKNPPGVSTELQRDSLDTLKALNQRHLEQVGDPEIATRINSFEMAYRMQASAPDVMDLSQETKSTLELYGAEPGQTSFANNCLLARRLVERGVRCVQLFHESWDQHGGLVGGLKSNCAATDQASAALIKDLKQRGLLDDTLVVWGGEFGRTPMVQGGNDGRDHHPNAFTMWLAGGGIKGGTTIGRSDDFGFNVIEDEVPVYDLHATILHLLGLDPHQLSFRFQGLDQKLIGVNPAKLVTKILA; this is encoded by the coding sequence ATGAATCAAATACAACATCCCGCACATCCGATCGCCAGACGCTGGTTTCTACAGCAATGCGGCGTTGGCGTTGGGGCAATCGCCACCGCCCAACTGCTTCAGGAATCCGGCGACCTGCTGGCGAATTCCACGTCTGCACCACAGGACCCGCTGGCACCTCGTGAGCCCCACCATTCGCCCAAAGCGAAGAACATCATCTTCCTGTTCATGGGGGGCGGACCCAGTCATCTGGAACTCTTCGACGATAAACCAGTACTGAGTAAATTCGATGGCAAGCTGCCGCCTGAAGAACTGCTCAAAGGTTATCGAGCTGCGTTTATCAATCCAAACTCGAAGTTCCTGGGCCCGAAGTTCAAATTCAAAAAGTATGGAGAATGCGGTGCGGAACTCTCCGAGATCCTGCCCCATCTGGCGGACGTCGTCGATGATATCGCCATCGTGAAAAGTATGAAGACCGATGCCTTCAATCACGCCCCCGCGCAGATTCAGGCACTCACCGGTTCTCAGCTCTTCGGTAAACCGAGCCTGGGCGCCTGGACGCTCTATGGGCTGGGCAGCGAGTCAAAAAATCTGCCCGGCTTCGTGGTCTTCAGTTCCGGCAATAAAGGTCCCAGTGGGGGCAGTTCCTGCTGGGGCAGTGGATTCCTGCCCACAACGCATCAGGGAGTCATGTTCCGTGGCGGACAGGAACCGGTGCTCTACCTCAAAAATCCTCCCGGGGTTTCCACGGAACTCCAGCGCGATTCCCTCGATACACTCAAAGCCTTGAATCAGCGGCATCTGGAGCAGGTGGGCGACCCTGAAATTGCCACCCGCATCAATTCCTTTGAAATGGCGTACCGCATGCAGGCCAGCGCACCGGATGTGATGGATCTCTCGCAGGAAACCAAATCAACGCTGGAGCTGTATGGTGCAGAACCGGGGCAGACCTCATTCGCCAATAACTGCCTGCTGGCCCGTCGACTGGTCGAACGGGGCGTTCGCTGCGTGCAGCTCTTCCACGAATCATGGGATCAGCATGGCGGCCTGGTAGGCGGACTCAAAAGTAACTGTGCCGCCACTGATCAGGCATCCGCAGCACTCATTAAAGACCTCAAACAGCGGGGATTGCTCGATGACACCCTCGTTGTCTGGGGAGGCGAATTCGGACGGACGCCGATGGTGCAGGGGGGCAATGATGGTCGCGATCATCATCCCAATGCCTTTACCATGTGGCTCGCCGGCGGTGGAATCAAAGGGGGGACGACCATCGGTCGTTCCGATGATTTCGGCTTCAATGTGATCGAAGACGAAGTTCCCGTTTATGATCTGCACGCCACGATCCTGCATCTGCTGGGCCTGGATCCGCATCAGCTGTCCTTCCGTTTCCAGGGCCTCGATCAGAAACTGATCGGCGTGAATCCCGCGAAGCTCGTTACAAAAATCCTGGCTTAA
- the mqnE gene encoding aminofutalosine synthase MqnE — protein MNLNQNEQEQLATITRKVETGERITFDEGVFLDEKVDILTLGGLANQVRERKNGNFAFYNTNIHLNPTNVCVYRCKFCAFRADLKSERGYTFTEDMIRERVQEARVSGATEIHVVGGLHHQKKFDWYLDVVSTIHDEYPELHIKAWTPVEINWFSFMTKKPTRWVLEQMMEAGLGSMPGGGAEIFHPEVREKICEHKADAQSWIDIHREAHNLGLRSNATILYGHYEQAKHRVDHLCRLRELQDETGGFQTFIPLAFHPENTGMSEIPKASGLTDLKMIALSRIMLDNFDHIKAYWIMLGEKTAQTALSFGADDLDGTVVHELIYHDAGAKTPEGLTVEMLHRLIKEAGRIPVERDTLYRHIVRDGASWSIGEPILASSVS, from the coding sequence ATGAATCTGAATCAAAACGAACAGGAACAGCTCGCAACCATCACCCGCAAAGTCGAAACCGGCGAGCGGATCACCTTCGATGAAGGTGTTTTTCTGGACGAGAAAGTCGACATCCTGACGCTGGGCGGCCTGGCCAACCAGGTCCGTGAACGCAAGAACGGGAATTTCGCGTTCTACAACACGAACATCCACCTGAACCCGACGAACGTCTGCGTCTATCGTTGTAAGTTCTGCGCCTTCCGGGCTGACCTCAAATCAGAACGCGGTTACACCTTCACCGAAGACATGATTCGCGAACGTGTTCAGGAAGCCCGCGTCAGCGGCGCTACGGAAATCCACGTCGTCGGCGGGCTGCATCACCAGAAAAAATTCGACTGGTACCTCGATGTCGTCAGCACCATTCACGACGAATATCCCGAGCTGCACATCAAAGCCTGGACGCCCGTGGAAATCAACTGGTTCAGCTTCATGACCAAAAAGCCGACCCGTTGGGTGCTCGAACAGATGATGGAAGCCGGTTTGGGCAGCATGCCCGGCGGCGGTGCTGAGATCTTCCATCCCGAAGTCCGCGAAAAAATCTGCGAACACAAGGCCGACGCCCAGAGCTGGATCGACATCCACCGCGAAGCTCACAACCTCGGACTGCGGAGTAACGCCACCATTCTCTACGGCCACTACGAACAGGCCAAACACCGCGTCGACCATCTCTGCCGCCTGCGGGAACTGCAGGATGAGACCGGCGGATTCCAGACGTTTATCCCGCTGGCCTTCCATCCGGAAAACACCGGGATGTCAGAAATCCCCAAAGCCTCCGGACTCACCGACCTTAAGATGATCGCACTCTCACGGATCATGCTCGATAACTTCGATCACATTAAAGCCTACTGGATCATGCTCGGCGAAAAGACCGCACAGACCGCCCTCAGCTTTGGTGCAGACGACCTGGACGGAACCGTGGTTCACGAACTGATCTATCACGATGCCGGAGCCAAAACGCCGGAAGGGCTGACCGTCGAAATGCTGCATCGCCTGATCAAGGAAGCAGGTCGCATCCCCGTCGAACGCGATACCCTCTATCGGCACATTGTCCGCGACGGCGCTTCCTGGAGCATCGGGGAACCAATCCTGGCCTCCTCCGTTTCCTGA
- the def gene encoding peptide deformylase, whose product MAALQIVNYPHPALRWKSKPIKSITPELRDIVKTMFELMYQARGIGLAANQVALPYRLFVINLTSDPGEKEEEFVFINPEITKRKGTAEGEEGCLSLPQLYGDVKRSEEITVEAYDLNGQLFEITLDDLAARAVQHEYDHIEGVMFTDRMVEAKKAELEAQIADFEAQFRHQQDRGEIASDEELRKQLAQLELELD is encoded by the coding sequence ATGGCTGCGTTGCAAATCGTCAATTATCCCCATCCTGCCCTCCGCTGGAAATCCAAACCCATTAAAAGCATCACGCCTGAACTGCGCGATATCGTCAAAACGATGTTCGAGCTCATGTATCAGGCACGGGGCATCGGACTGGCAGCCAACCAGGTCGCACTTCCGTATCGACTGTTTGTGATCAACCTGACTTCCGATCCCGGCGAAAAAGAGGAAGAGTTTGTCTTCATCAACCCGGAAATTACCAAACGCAAAGGGACGGCCGAAGGGGAAGAAGGCTGCCTGAGTCTCCCCCAGCTTTACGGCGACGTCAAACGTTCCGAAGAAATTACCGTGGAAGCTTACGATCTCAACGGACAGCTGTTTGAGATCACCCTCGACGATCTGGCCGCCCGCGCTGTACAGCATGAATACGATCACATCGAAGGCGTCATGTTTACGGATCGCATGGTCGAAGCCAAAAAGGCTGAACTGGAAGCCCAGATCGCTGACTTCGAAGCTCAGTTCCGTCATCAGCAGGATCGAGGCGAAATTGCTTCGGATGAAGAACTTCGCAAACAACTGGCCCAGCTCGAACTGGAACTGGATTAA